A region from the Jatrophihabitans sp. genome encodes:
- a CDS encoding TIM-barrel domain-containing protein → MDQRYRLPSRPVADPRAIVRGPDYRITVLTEGLLRLERAAEGAFEDRASAFAINRELPVPAFEVVETESHLEVLTDRLHLVYDRGPFSTSGLSVQVLGGVSSWHSVWRYGDRPADGDGNLGGTARTLDMIDGPLPLEPGVLSRNGYAMIDDSRTPVLEPDGWVSPRPGAAEDLYLFGYGRDYPQALRALYALSGPQPLLPRWALGNWWSRYHRYSDAEYLALLDRFAEEGIPFSVAVLDMDWHLVDIEPKYGSGWTGYTWNRELFKDPPAFLAELHERGLKVTLNDHPADGVRAHEDAYPAMAEALGVDPATGRPVAFDVTDPDFLTAYFEILHRPLEEQGVDFWWLDWQQGPHSRIAGIDPLWMLNHFHFLDSARDGRRPLTFSRYAGPGSHRYPVGFSGDTITTWASLDFQPEFTATASNIGYGWWSHDIGGHMGGAKDDELATRWLQFGVFSPICRLHSVLSPFTSKEPWQFGLQAQQAMTGALRLRHRLLPYLHTMNHRAAHQGVPLVTPMYYRYPWAAEAYRARNQYAFGSQLVVAPITTPADRQLLLGAVTAWLPPGTWVDLFTELVYDGGREMRLHRGPDAIPVLARTGAIVVLDAAEAPANAADNPADLEVLVVLGEDGAFELIEDDGVGPGDDSDRWASTPLDFDQAGGVLRIGPVSGNARCLPARRGWTVTFLAYAGGDTGPEVSLDGDPVLATVLRSNRRTSVRVTDVPVGSTVRVSLGARPELAANDVEDRLFALLHRAQLSYELKTRISAAATAPAPLTTRLAQLQAFELEPAAQAAVFELLLARPAGASGIDPAPAAS, encoded by the coding sequence ATGGATCAGCGCTACCGCTTGCCCAGCCGTCCGGTCGCGGACCCCCGGGCGATCGTGCGGGGTCCGGACTACCGGATCACCGTGCTGACCGAGGGCCTGCTGCGCTTGGAGCGGGCAGCCGAGGGCGCCTTCGAGGACCGGGCCTCGGCGTTCGCCATCAACCGTGAGCTGCCGGTGCCGGCGTTCGAGGTGGTCGAGACCGAGTCCCACCTGGAGGTGCTCACCGACCGGCTGCACCTGGTCTATGACCGCGGCCCGTTCTCCACCTCGGGGCTGAGCGTGCAGGTCCTCGGCGGGGTGAGCAGCTGGCACAGCGTCTGGCGCTACGGCGACCGGCCCGCCGACGGCGACGGCAACCTCGGCGGCACCGCCCGCACCCTGGACATGATCGACGGCCCGTTGCCGCTTGAGCCCGGCGTGCTCTCGCGCAACGGCTACGCGATGATCGACGACTCGCGCACCCCGGTCCTGGAACCCGACGGCTGGGTCAGCCCGCGGCCCGGCGCCGCCGAAGACTTGTACCTGTTCGGCTATGGCCGGGACTACCCGCAGGCGTTGCGGGCCCTGTACGCGCTGTCCGGGCCGCAGCCGCTGCTGCCACGCTGGGCGCTGGGCAACTGGTGGAGCCGGTATCACCGCTACAGCGACGCGGAGTACCTGGCGCTGCTGGACCGCTTCGCCGAGGAGGGCATCCCGTTCTCGGTGGCGGTGCTGGACATGGACTGGCACCTGGTCGACATCGAGCCGAAGTACGGCAGCGGCTGGACCGGCTACACCTGGAACCGAGAGCTGTTCAAGGACCCGCCGGCGTTCCTGGCCGAGCTGCACGAGCGCGGGCTGAAGGTCACCCTCAACGACCATCCGGCCGACGGCGTCCGCGCCCACGAGGACGCCTACCCGGCGATGGCCGAGGCGCTGGGGGTCGATCCGGCGACCGGGCGCCCGGTCGCCTTCGACGTGACCGACCCGGACTTCCTGACGGCCTATTTCGAGATCCTGCACCGGCCGCTGGAGGAGCAGGGCGTGGACTTCTGGTGGCTGGACTGGCAGCAGGGCCCGCACAGCCGCATCGCCGGCATCGACCCGCTGTGGATGCTCAACCACTTCCACTTTCTCGACAGCGCCCGCGACGGCCGCCGGCCGCTGACCTTCTCCCGCTACGCCGGCCCCGGCAGCCACCGCTATCCGGTGGGCTTCTCGGGCGACACGATCACCACCTGGGCGTCGCTGGACTTCCAACCCGAGTTCACGGCGACGGCCTCCAACATCGGCTACGGCTGGTGGAGTCACGACATCGGCGGCCACATGGGCGGGGCGAAGGATGACGAGCTGGCCACCCGGTGGCTGCAGTTCGGCGTCTTCTCACCGATCTGCCGGCTGCACTCGGTGCTCAGCCCGTTCACCAGCAAGGAACCCTGGCAGTTCGGCCTGCAGGCCCAGCAGGCGATGACCGGCGCGCTGCGGCTGCGGCACCGGTTGCTGCCCTACCTGCACACCATGAATCACCGGGCCGCGCACCAGGGTGTGCCGCTGGTGACGCCGATGTACTACCGGTACCCGTGGGCGGCCGAGGCCTACCGGGCCCGCAACCAGTACGCCTTCGGCAGCCAGCTGGTGGTCGCGCCGATCACCACGCCGGCTGATCGGCAGCTGCTGCTGGGCGCGGTGACCGCGTGGTTGCCGCCGGGAACCTGGGTCGACCTGTTCACCGAGCTGGTCTATGACGGCGGCCGGGAGATGCGGCTGCACCGCGGCCCGGACGCGATCCCGGTGCTGGCCCGCACCGGCGCCATCGTGGTGCTCGACGCTGCCGAGGCGCCGGCCAACGCCGCCGACAACCCGGCGGACCTGGAGGTGCTGGTGGTGCTCGGCGAGGACGGCGCCTTCGAGCTGATCGAGGACGACGGCGTCGGGCCGGGCGATGATTCCGACCGCTGGGCAAGCACCCCGCTGGACTTCGATCAGGCCGGCGGCGTCCTGCGGATCGGCCCGGTCAGCGGCAATGCCCGGTGCCTGCCGGCCCGGCGCGGCTGGACGGTGACGTTCCTGGCCTACGCCGGGGGTGACACCGGACCCGAGGTCAGCCTGGACGGCGACCCGGTCCTGGCAACCGTGCTCCGCTCGAACCGGCGGACCAGCGTGCGGGTGACGGACGTGCCGGTGGGCTCGACCGTCCGGGTGAGCCTCGGCGCCCGGCCTGAACTGGCCGCAAACGACGTCGAGGACCGGTTGTTCGCCCTGCTGCACCGGGCCCAGCTGTCCTACGAGCTGAAGACCCGGATCTCGGCGGCGGCCACCGCGCCGGCGCCGCTGACCACCCGGCTGGCACAGCTGCAGGCCTTCGAGCTGGAGCCGGCGGCGCAGGCCGCGGTCTTCGAATTGCTGCTGGCCCGCCCGGCCGGCGCCAGCGGCATCGACCCGGCGCCGGCGGCGAGCTGA